In Ruminococcaceae bacterium BL-6, a genomic segment contains:
- a CDS encoding DNA polymerase III subunit alpha, translating into MDNYVVTHLHSMLSNATTNIDSVTSFEAYVDKAKELGMKALAFTEHGNILSWKNKKDYCEKNGIKYIHAVEAYLTANNDSTTEKVRDNYHVCLYALNYQGFLELNKLISNAGNRNTNHFYFTPRIYFDEFLRISDNIAVTSACLGGVLNRGTEELKKKFLQYFVNHNNRCFLEIQHHNVKNQIEYNQYLYKLSQQYKLKLITGTDTHSLDQLAAEGREKLQKAKKIFFDNEVGWDLTFKNYKELVSAYEEQKSLPMDVVLAAIDNTNKLADMVEEYDIDSSPKYPVLYNNPDDVFEQKIQQGFQDRNIPKDKLDIYKQRASDEVKVFKKTGSINYMLFMKDLVDYAHQNNMWQGYGRGSVNGSIVAYLLGITDMDSIKYKLNFFRFMNPDRISLADIDTDWSNEDRDKIKEYLFNLKGLYASEIITFNTIALKGAIRDIGRALNMSLEEVGTICSAVYINDQKQFTIDDEWRKKYPELFKYVDIVNGVVVSVGSHPSGVLVSPIPIDTNVGTCMLSTNDHPVSQLNMKELDHLNFVKFDILGLDNIDVINRTCKLANIERKNPDNTDFEDKKVWNSIRDNTTTIFQWESSLGQHYLKQLFSDQTIKKLKEQNINTSYIELLAFGNGAIRPSGESFRDKAARGIVNDNGLSELNAFLSDTLGYLLYQEQIMMFLVKFCGYSMSESDSVRRAIGKKLGTEDLIPEIEKRFIDTSTKQYHLSNKKAEEIVKPFIQVILNASSYGFSLNHSLPYSMIGYVCGWLREYYPLEYLTSCLNVFQDKEEKTQNIIEYCKTKGIQIKPIKFRYSKSDYFYDKKTNCIYKGIASIKYCNDNISEELYNLRNQRFNTFTDFLVYATENLRINSRQLDILIKLNFFSEFGKNKKLSMLYQQFIDGKNKYKKTYCEKTKVKRIAELKEIESKIPDEIIPMKLQLLFEQEVLGSPVSTYPVHKGQGWVMELDTKYSPKLKIYGLINSVVMEAKIDKKTFKKKPLTKGCIVQILKYRVKPKMRKTENGFETVPNTKEFWLTDYKVVNY; encoded by the coding sequence ATGGATAATTATGTTGTTACACATTTACATTCCATGTTGTCAAACGCAACTACAAATATTGATTCTGTAACGTCTTTTGAAGCATATGTTGACAAAGCTAAAGAACTTGGAATGAAAGCTTTAGCATTTACTGAACATGGAAACATTCTTAGTTGGAAAAATAAAAAAGATTATTGCGAAAAGAACGGAATAAAATATATTCATGCCGTAGAAGCATATTTGACAGCAAATAATGATTCAACAACAGAAAAAGTTAGAGATAATTATCATGTATGTTTATATGCATTGAATTATCAAGGCTTTCTTGAATTAAATAAATTGATTTCAAATGCTGGCAATCGGAACACAAATCATTTCTATTTTACGCCACGGATTTATTTTGATGAATTTCTTCGTATTTCTGATAACATAGCGGTTACAAGTGCCTGTTTAGGAGGTGTTCTTAATAGAGGGACAGAAGAATTAAAAAAGAAATTTTTACAGTATTTTGTTAATCACAATAATAGATGTTTTCTTGAAATACAGCACCATAATGTTAAAAATCAAATTGAATATAATCAGTATCTTTATAAATTAAGTCAACAATATAAACTTAAATTAATTACTGGAACAGATACACATTCATTAGATCAACTTGCGGCAGAAGGTAGAGAAAAACTTCAAAAAGCTAAAAAAATATTCTTTGATAACGAAGTAGGTTGGGATTTAACTTTTAAGAATTATAAAGAATTAGTAAGTGCATATGAAGAGCAAAAATCTTTACCTATGGATGTTGTTTTAGCAGCTATTGATAACACAAATAAACTTGCTGATATGGTAGAAGAATATGATATTGATAGTTCTCCTAAATATCCAGTATTATATAATAATCCGGACGATGTATTTGAACAAAAAATTCAGCAAGGTTTTCAAGACAGAAATATTCCCAAGGATAAATTAGATATATATAAGCAACGTGCAAGTGATGAAGTAAAGGTTTTCAAAAAAACTGGTTCAATTAATTATATGTTGTTTATGAAAGATTTGGTAGATTATGCTCATCAGAATAATATGTGGCAAGGTTATGGAAGGGGTAGTGTTAATGGAAGTATAGTAGCCTATTTACTTGGAATTACTGATATGGATTCTATTAAATATAAACTTAACTTTTTCCGGTTTATGAATCCAGATCGTATTTCGCTTGCCGATATTGATACGGATTGGAGCAACGAAGACAGAGATAAAATCAAGGAATATTTATTTAATCTCAAGGGTTTGTATGCTTCTGAAATTATTACATTCAATACGATTGCATTGAAAGGCGCAATTCGTGATATAGGCAGAGCTTTAAATATGTCACTTGAAGAAGTTGGAACTATTTGTAGTGCTGTTTATATAAATGATCAGAAACAATTTACCATTGATGATGAATGGCGTAAAAAATATCCAGAACTTTTTAAATATGTTGATATTGTAAATGGAGTTGTTGTTAGTGTAGGTTCGCACCCATCAGGAGTATTGGTCAGTCCTATCCCTATTGATACAAATGTAGGAACTTGTATGTTATCAACGAATGATCATCCAGTTTCACAACTTAACATGAAAGAACTTGATCATCTAAATTTCGTGAAATTTGATATTCTTGGACTTGACAATATTGATGTGATTAATCGTACTTGTAAATTAGCAAATATTGAACGTAAAAATCCAGACAATACAGATTTTGAGGACAAAAAAGTTTGGAATAGTATTCGAGATAATACAACAACAATATTTCAGTGGGAATCTTCACTTGGACAGCATTATTTAAAACAGCTTTTTTCTGATCAAACAATTAAAAAACTAAAAGAACAGAACATTAATACTTCATATATTGAATTGTTAGCTTTTGGAAACGGTGCAATTAGACCATCTGGTGAGTCTTTTAGAGATAAAGCGGCACGGGGAATTGTCAATGATAATGGACTTTCAGAATTAAATGCGTTTCTTTCTGATACGCTTGGTTATTTGCTATATCAGGAACAAATAATGATGTTTCTTGTAAAATTCTGTGGCTATTCAATGTCCGAATCAGATTCAGTTCGTCGTGCTATTGGAAAGAAATTAGGTACAGAAGATTTAATTCCAGAAATTGAAAAACGATTTATAGATACATCAACGAAACAATACCATTTGTCAAATAAAAAAGCGGAAGAAATTGTTAAACCGTTTATTCAAGTTATTTTAAATGCCTCGTCTTATGGGTTCTCATTGAATCATTCATTACCCTATTCAATGATTGGTTATGTATGCGGTTGGTTAAGAGAATATTATCCGCTTGAATATTTAACATCATGTCTAAATGTATTTCAAGATAAAGAAGAAAAGACTCAAAACATAATTGAATATTGTAAAACAAAAGGTATTCAAATTAAACCTATTAAATTTAGATATTCAAAATCAGATTATTTTTATGATAAAAAAACTAACTGTATTTATAAAGGTATCGCTTCGATTAAGTATTGTAATGATAATATTAGTGAAGAATTATATAATTTGAGAAATCAACGTTTTAACACATTCACAGATTTTCTTGTTTATGCAACAGAGAATTTAAGGATTAATAGCAGACAGCTTGATATATTAATTAAGCTAAATTTCTTTTCAGAATTTGGGAAAAACAAAAAACTTTCAATGTTATATCAACAGTTTATTGACGGTAAAAATAAATACAAAAAAACATATTGTGAAAAAACTAAAGTTAAGAGAATTGCCGAATTAAAAGAAATTGAGAGTAAAATTCCAGATGAAATTATTCCTATGAAATTACAACTGTTATTTGAACAAGAAGTTTTAGGTAGTCCAGTTTCTACATACCCTGTTCATAAAGGACAGGGATGGGTAATGGAATTAGATACTAAATATTCGCCAAAACTAAAAATCTACGGATTAATTAACAGCGTCGTAATGGAAGCTAAAATAGATAAAAAAACGTTTAAGAAAAAGCCACTTACAAAAGGATGTATTGTTCAAATTTTAAAATATAGGGTAAAACCCAAAATGCGGAAAACGGAAAATGGATTTGAAACAGTACCAAATACAAAAGAGTTTTGGCTGACAGATTATAAAGTTGTTAATTATTAA
- a CDS encoding putative PDDEXK_1 domain-containing protein (Evidence 3 : Putative function from multiple computational evidences), translated as MSNGLEFILDNKLWSYSCLESFENCRYYWYLNYIVLKRSEESGCFAEFGSLGHSLLEAYLKGKLFSFELADKFTEEYKKQVSDTFPPVRGERLYDKYYDQGLEYFANTDRVEKLTDTYEILGVEDDNKFQIGNYKFTGKLDAECKNIKTGELELLDHKSKSAQHKKRLMKKTDHSEWLQLEDGRYVPRKLFHQQYLYCIPFKNKFGEYPKYLNLNMFRINDWYKLKFNEKDFEIAKQWAIDTIKEIYNECEWKPTKDGTDFFCQYLCSGSPFCKYSPNYIGEK; from the coding sequence TTGAGTAATGGATTAGAGTTTATATTAGATAATAAGTTGTGGAGTTATAGTTGCCTTGAATCATTTGAAAATTGTCGTTATTATTGGTATTTAAATTATATCGTATTAAAGCGTTCCGAGGAATCGGGATGTTTTGCAGAATTTGGTTCACTTGGGCATTCACTTTTAGAGGCATATCTAAAGGGAAAATTATTTAGTTTTGAATTAGCTGATAAATTTACAGAAGAATATAAGAAACAAGTTTCAGATACATTCCCACCTGTAAGGGGAGAGCGCCTTTATGATAAATACTATGATCAAGGATTAGAATATTTTGCAAATACAGACAGGGTTGAAAAACTAACTGATACATATGAGATTCTTGGCGTGGAGGATGATAATAAATTTCAAATAGGAAACTATAAATTTACTGGAAAGCTGGATGCGGAATGTAAAAATATTAAAACAGGTGAATTGGAATTATTAGATCATAAGAGTAAGTCAGCACAACATAAAAAAAGATTAATGAAAAAAACCGATCATTCAGAATGGCTGCAACTAGAAGATGGCAGATATGTACCCAGAAAACTATTTCATCAGCAGTATTTATATTGCATTCCATTTAAAAATAAATTTGGAGAATACCCAAAATATCTTAATTTAAATATGTTTAGAATTAATGATTGGTATAAATTGAAATTCAATGAAAAGGATTTTGAAATAGCTAAACAGTGGGCAATAGATACAATTAAGGAAATTTACAACGAGTGTGAATGGAAACCAACAAAGGACGGTACAGATTTCTTTTGTCAATACTTATGTTCCGGTTCTCCATTTTGTAAATACAGCCCTAACTATATAGGTGAGAAATAA